The genomic interval AAACAGGAAATAGCGTCTCCATCTGGGAAACGGAAAATTTCTTTTAAGGAAAAACAGGAATATGAGCAACTGGAAAAAGAGATAGATGCCTTAGAGACGGAAAAAAAGAAATTGATTATTAAGTTAAACGCAGGTTCAGCCAATCACCAGGAGTTAAGCCAGTGGGCTTCGCATATTGAGGAAATAGACCGGAAGTTAGCTGTAAAATCGGACCGCTGGCTAGAGTTGGGGGAGAGGATGTAAATCAAAAATCATCAAATATTTTTATCCAAGAAAATATTTGATGATTTTTTCTGTATTTGCCAAGGAGAGTTTACTTACTCTCTTTCAGCGTTTCGTAGTAGCTCTGTAGGGTTAAGGCCCGTTCTTTGACTAGTTCTACTTGTCTTTCAACAGCAGTGATTCTCCACATGGTGCCTTCCATATTATAATACATTTCCCCTGAAAAGGCATTTTCCGTATCGCGGTATTCAATCCATTTTCGTTGCGCCTGTTGAAGTTTTGTTTTTTCTGCAGCACTCAGCACACCCATGAGTAACTTATAATATTTGTTTAACTCTTTGTCCCATTCGTCTCTCGCTTTTCCTGCACATTCCATCATACCCATTGTGGTCTGTCCTTCTTCTTTTTCCAGGCAGTCAGCAAACCGCTTCTCAATGGGGTGAGTATCATTTGAAGAACTTTCTGATGTTTGCCCGAAGGTCAGGGTTGCTACACCT from Rhodocytophaga rosea carries:
- a CDS encoding lysozyme inhibitor LprI family protein, which produces MKCLFSTVVLLGVATLTFGQTSESSSNDTHPIEKRFADCLEKEEGQTTMGMMECAGKARDEWDKELNKYYKLLMGVLSAAEKTKLQQAQRKWIEYRDTENAFSGEMYYNMEGTMWRITAVERQVELVKERALTLQSYYETLKESK